The following proteins are encoded in a genomic region of Methanoculleus bourgensis MS2:
- a CDS encoding isopentenyl phosphate kinase has product MTETVILKLGGSVITDKSGECAIDHARLHDIAGHIARSAPKLVLVHGAGSCGHPEARRYRINDGLDTENVPGVYHTHAAVSRLNAAVVGALRDAGIEAIGIHPLDLALAEGGRLASFETRHIAEMTGHGIVPVLHGDVVMDRLKGACIVSGDQLVTRLAVALGSRRVGLATDVAGVLQNGAVVPRIDRSIAETLEISGSGNTDVTGGMRGKIRELLALADAGTDSHIFHVSKVGRFLDGTGHGGTIVTRRGIP; this is encoded by the coding sequence ATGACTGAGACCGTGATACTGAAACTTGGGGGGAGCGTGATAACCGACAAGTCGGGGGAATGTGCCATCGATCACGCCCGCCTGCACGATATCGCAGGCCATATCGCACGGAGTGCTCCGAAACTCGTGCTCGTCCACGGCGCGGGGTCGTGCGGGCACCCGGAGGCCCGACGCTACCGCATCAACGATGGCCTTGATACGGAGAACGTCCCGGGGGTCTACCACACGCACGCTGCCGTCTCGCGCCTGAACGCCGCGGTCGTCGGTGCCCTGCGGGATGCGGGCATCGAGGCGATCGGTATCCACCCCCTTGACCTGGCTCTCGCTGAAGGCGGACGTCTGGCCTCGTTTGAGACCCGCCACATCGCCGAAATGACTGGACACGGCATTGTACCCGTGCTGCACGGCGATGTGGTGATGGACCGCCTGAAGGGGGCCTGCATCGTCTCAGGCGACCAGTTGGTGACCCGGCTTGCCGTCGCTCTCGGGAGCAGGCGTGTGGGGCTTGCAACCGACGTCGCGGGCGTCCTGCAGAACGGAGCGGTCGTCCCACGCATCGACCGGAGCATAGCAGAAACACTTGAGATCAGCGGATCGGGCAACACCGATGTGACCGGGGGCATGCGAGGCAAGATCAGGGAACTCCTGGCGCTTGCCGATGCCGGCACCGATTCGCACATCTTCCATGTCTCGAAGGTCGGACGGTTCCTGGACGGCACCGGGCATGGCGGGACGATCGTAACCAGAAGAGGCATACCATGA
- the fni gene encoding type 2 isopentenyl-diphosphate Delta-isomerase codes for MTKETATSSRKRDHLVICCEKPIEAGDAGFKDVRLVHNALPECDMDAIETRTRFLDRTLSSPLFIAAMTGGHPDTLEVNRRLARAAERYNLGMGVGSQRAALEKPELEESFVVVREEAPHAFLCANLGIIQLRDHGIEWAERAVEMIDADAIAIHINSLQEAIQPEGDHNAEGCLEALRDLCEEFSYPVIVKETGSGISAGTARAIWGAGASAIDIGGYGGTSWAKIECLRARDPGLADLGEAFLSWGIPTVVSLCEVRTTGNPIIATGGLRSGIDIAKAIALGADLGGMALPLLKPAMESDDALFAAVEAIHRELEVAMFLTGSRTVRDLSHARTYITGLTRQMIETIN; via the coding sequence ATGACAAAAGAGACCGCCACATCATCACGGAAACGGGACCACCTGGTTATCTGTTGTGAGAAACCCATTGAGGCCGGAGACGCCGGCTTTAAAGATGTGCGGCTGGTCCACAACGCCCTCCCGGAGTGCGATATGGATGCGATCGAGACCCGGACCCGGTTCCTCGACAGAACACTCTCCTCCCCCCTCTTCATTGCAGCGATGACCGGAGGACATCCGGACACCCTCGAGGTGAACCGGCGGCTCGCACGCGCCGCCGAACGGTATAACCTCGGTATGGGTGTCGGTTCTCAGCGAGCGGCACTGGAAAAGCCCGAACTGGAGGAGAGTTTTGTCGTCGTGCGGGAGGAGGCGCCACATGCCTTCCTCTGTGCGAACCTGGGAATCATCCAGCTCCGCGACCACGGCATCGAGTGGGCGGAGCGGGCTGTCGAGATGATCGATGCAGATGCAATCGCCATCCACATCAACTCGCTTCAGGAAGCGATTCAGCCGGAAGGCGACCATAACGCTGAGGGATGCCTGGAAGCACTACGCGACCTCTGCGAAGAATTCTCCTACCCGGTCATCGTGAAGGAGACTGGTTCGGGCATATCGGCCGGAACTGCAAGGGCAATCTGGGGAGCAGGAGCAAGCGCCATCGATATCGGCGGCTATGGAGGGACGTCCTGGGCGAAGATAGAGTGTCTCAGGGCGAGAGATCCCGGTCTTGCCGATCTCGGGGAAGCGTTCCTCTCCTGGGGCATACCGACGGTGGTGAGCCTCTGCGAGGTGCGGACGACAGGAAACCCAATTATTGCAACGGGCGGACTGCGTTCAGGAATAGATATCGCGAAAGCAATCGCGCTTGGGGCGGATCTCGGGGGCATGGCGCTCCCCCTCTTAAAGCCGGCTATGGAGAGCGATGATGCGCTCTTTGCAGCCGTCGAGGCGATCCACCGCGAACTCGAGGTTGCGATGTTCCTGACGGGATCCCGGACGGTACGGGACCTTTCGCACGCACGGACGTATATAACCGGACTGACCCGGCAGATGATTGAA